One genomic region from Campylobacter sp. RM5004 encodes:
- a CDS encoding amino acid ABC transporter ATP-binding protein, translating to MIKISNLCKNYGNLQVLKDISVDINKGDIIAIIGPSGGGKSTFLRCLNRLEVADSGKILINDENILDEKIDINKHRQKVSMVFQHFNLFANKNVLDNLILAPTSLQILSKDEAITKARNLLAKVGLADKEEFFPHKLSGGQKQRIAIARSLMMEPEIILFDEPTSALDPEMVGEVLSLIKEIANTKNAPIMILVTHEMGFAKNVANRIFFMESGKIAVDDTPHNVFNNSSNVRLNEFLNKVLNH from the coding sequence ATGATTAAGATTTCTAATTTATGTAAAAATTATGGCAATTTACAAGTTTTAAAAGATATTAGTGTTGATATTAATAAAGGCGACATAATAGCGATTATAGGGCCTAGTGGCGGCGGAAAAAGCACATTTTTAAGATGCTTAAATAGATTAGAAGTAGCAGATAGTGGCAAAATCTTAATCAATGATGAAAATATTTTAGATGAAAAAATTGATATAAATAAACACAGACAAAAAGTATCAATGGTATTTCAGCATTTTAATTTATTTGCAAATAAAAATGTTTTAGATAATTTAATCCTAGCACCTACTAGCTTACAAATTTTAAGCAAAGATGAAGCAATAACAAAAGCTAGAAATCTTTTAGCAAAAGTTGGCCTAGCAGATAAAGAAGAATTCTTCCCACACAAACTAAGTGGCGGACAAAAGCAAAGAATTGCAATAGCAAGAAGTCTTATGATGGAGCCTGAGATTATACTTTTTGATGAGCCAACTAGTGCGCTTGATCCTGAAATGGTAGGAGAAGTTTTAAGCTTAATTAAAGAAATAGCAAATACAAAAAATGCCCCTATTATGATTTTAGTAACTCATGAAATGGGTTTTGCAAAAAATGTTGCTAATAGAATATTTTTTATGGAAAGTGGCAAAATCGCAGTAGATGATACCCCACACAATGTATTTAATAATAGTTCTAATGTTAGATTAAATGAGTTTTTAAACAAGGTTTTAAACCATTAA
- a CDS encoding transporter substrate-binding domain-containing protein yields the protein MKKIFLVLFISLFAYANQVVKVGISANYAPFDMMVDGKLSGFDVDLVEEIAKASNLKIEFVNMSFDGLIPSLVAGKITMIASGMSISEQRKKNCDFSEPYFFGKTMYLKRKGDAISNKEELKGIKTGVKLGTIQENTARNLGANVVLHEDSAVVIMSLINKHIDAVVFDSFVAKKFMAKNPEIESFYEENDGALGFAFVFAKGKNQELRNKINEGLEKVKASGKYDELIKKYGL from the coding sequence ATGAAAAAGATTTTTTTAGTTCTTTTTATTTCTTTATTTGCTTATGCAAATCAAGTTGTAAAGGTTGGAATTTCGGCAAATTACGCACCATTTGATATGATGGTTGATGGTAAATTAAGTGGCTTTGATGTTGATTTGGTAGAAGAAATCGCAAAAGCTAGTAATTTAAAAATTGAATTTGTAAATATGAGCTTTGATGGACTAATTCCATCTTTAGTAGCAGGAAAAATCACTATGATTGCTTCGGGAATGAGTATTAGTGAGCAAAGAAAGAAGAATTGTGATTTTTCAGAGCCTTATTTTTTCGGAAAAACTATGTATCTTAAAAGAAAAGGCGATGCAATATCTAATAAAGAAGAATTAAAAGGTATTAAAACTGGAGTTAAGCTTGGCACAATTCAAGAAAACACAGCAAGAAATTTAGGTGCAAATGTTGTATTGCATGAAGATTCAGCTGTTGTTATCATGAGCCTTATTAATAAGCATATTGATGCGGTTGTTTTTGATTCTTTTGTGGCTAAGAAATTTATGGCAAAAAATCCTGAAATTGAGAGTTTTTATGAAGAAAATGATGGAGCTTTAGGTTTTGCTTTTGTATTTGCAAAAGGTAAAAATCAAGAATTAAGAAATAAAATAAACGAAGGTTTAGAAAAAGTAAAAGCTAGTGGTAAATATGACGAGCTTATTAAAAAATATGGACTTTAA
- a CDS encoding transporter substrate-binding domain-containing protein: MKKLLLVLFALIFSACLNANDKVYKIGISPDYPPFDMLVDGKITGFDAELFDNLAKIAGIKYEFKAMSFDGLIAGLKAGKIDAIISAMSASEQRKKACDFSDVYYKAKTIYLKHKDSDIATKDDIKGKKVGVQLGTVQEVAVKNAGALVQPNENPVVLVMALNDKKLQALAFDALVAREYLAKYPDLAEFYSEDDGTEGFSIAFSKNENVELREKLNKALEEFMKTSEYEALLKKYNIN, translated from the coding sequence ATGAAAAAGTTATTATTAGTTTTATTTGCACTTATTTTTAGTGCGTGTTTAAATGCAAATGATAAGGTTTATAAGATAGGAATTTCACCTGATTATCCACCATTTGATATGTTAGTAGATGGCAAAATTACTGGTTTTGATGCTGAATTATTTGATAATTTAGCAAAAATTGCAGGTATTAAGTATGAGTTTAAGGCTATGAGTTTTGATGGACTTATTGCAGGACTTAAGGCAGGTAAAATTGATGCAATTATAAGTGCTATGAGTGCAAGCGAACAAAGAAAAAAGGCTTGTGATTTTAGTGATGTTTATTATAAAGCTAAAACAATTTATCTAAAGCATAAAGATAGCGATATTGCTACAAAAGATGATATAAAAGGTAAAAAAGTAGGGGTTCAATTAGGCACAGTGCAAGAAGTGGCAGTAAAAAATGCAGGTGCTTTAGTTCAACCTAATGAAAATCCTGTTGTATTAGTAATGGCTTTAAATGATAAAAAATTACAAGCTTTAGCATTTGATGCGCTTGTTGCAAGAGAATATTTAGCAAAATATCCTGATTTAGCAGAGTTTTATAGCGAAGATGATGGCACTGAAGGATTTTCTATTGCATTTAGCAAAAATGAAAATGTAGAGCTTAGAGAAAAACTAAATAAAGCTTTAGAAGAGTTTATGAAAACTAGTGAATATGAAGCTTTACTTAAAAAATACAATATAAACTAA
- the ispG gene encoding flavodoxin-dependent (E)-4-hydroxy-3-methylbut-2-enyl-diphosphate synthase, which translates to MKSDFFKPRFKTRQINVGGVKIGGDAPISVQSMLFTKTQDIKGCLEQLIELKLAGADIVRVACLDIKDARALAELKKQSPLPLIVDIHFNYKLALYCAEFIDGIRINPGNIGGKENIREVVNACKQRNIPIRIGVNHGSIEKQFEEKYGRSVKALLESAVYNIKLLEDFDFRDIKISIKTSDAQSTIESYTRLRELCDYPFHLGVTEAGTKFHSTIKSSIAIGQLLLNGIGDTIRVSMTGELSEEIRVARAILQDSGIQKSGINIISCPTCGRIQSDLLSAIKIVEEKTKHIKAPLNISVMGCVVNALGEAKGADVAIAFGKNEGLVIRHGEVVAKCKYDTLVDRFLDEVLDEAKLHES; encoded by the coding sequence ATGAAAAGCGATTTTTTTAAGCCTAGATTTAAAACTAGGCAAATTAATGTAGGCGGGGTTAAAATCGGTGGTGATGCACCTATTAGCGTGCAATCAATGTTATTTACTAAAACTCAAGATATTAAAGGCTGTTTAGAGCAATTAATTGAGCTAAAATTAGCTGGTGCTGATATTGTAAGGGTTGCTTGTTTAGATATAAAAGACGCTAGGGCTTTAGCAGAACTTAAAAAGCAAAGCCCTTTGCCACTGATTGTAGATATTCATTTTAATTATAAATTAGCTTTATATTGTGCTGAATTTATAGATGGAATTAGAATAAATCCAGGAAATATTGGTGGCAAAGAAAATATAAGAGAAGTTGTAAATGCTTGTAAGCAAAGAAATATTCCTATTAGAATTGGAGTAAATCACGGCAGTATTGAAAAGCAATTTGAAGAAAAATATGGAAGAAGCGTAAAAGCCTTGCTTGAGAGTGCTGTTTATAATATAAAACTCTTAGAAGATTTTGATTTTAGAGATATTAAAATAAGTATTAAAACCTCAGACGCACAAAGCACAATAGAAAGTTATACAAGACTAAGAGAGCTTTGCGATTATCCATTTCATTTAGGAGTAACCGAAGCAGGGACTAAATTTCATAGCACCATAAAAAGCTCAATTGCAATAGGGCAATTATTATTAAATGGCATAGGAGATACTATTCGTGTTTCTATGACAGGAGAGCTTAGCGAAGAAATAAGAGTAGCAAGGGCGATTTTGCAAGATAGTGGAATACAAAAAAGCGGCATAAATATAATCTCATGTCCTACTTGTGGAAGAATTCAAAGCGATTTATTAAGTGCTATTAAGATTGTAGAAGAAAAAACAAAGCATATTAAAGCACCTTTAAATATAAGCGTAATGGGCTGCGTTGTAAATGCTTTAGGCGAAGCTAAGGGAGCTGATGTAGCAATTGCATTTGGCAAAAACGAAGGCTTAGTGATAAGACACGGAGAAGTAGTAGCAAAGTGTAAATACGATACTTTAGTGGATAGATTTTTAGATGAAGTGCTAGATGAAGCAAAACTGCACGAAAGCTAA
- a CDS encoding DnaB-like helicase C-terminal domain-containing protein, giving the protein MSKYFDIELEQSLLLACIEINENIDIAASIIKPSDFSNRLNGDIFEFIVNKRRLRESVDLKQLKIVFPNAKDMFWAELEQQNWSIDVESYSKMLRDLSVKDQLNSLMQTTMNELVSVQDSIDYTHNLNAKIYSLISGVKNNSLKSSRMAVSEFYEELNRVSKILDKNVIGVDTGFSLLNHYTKGFKAGELIILAARPGMGKTTFALNILLHALKKDVGVVFYSLETEAHKIMAKLIAQDTGISLGSITKGELTQDELENVQMSANMLSESTLYIYDQGDLNIEFLRSSLRRLKEEHSNIGLCVLDYIQLMNSLNTRVDRHIQVSEISRGLKLLALELKIPILALSQVNRSVDSRTNKKLILSDIRESGSIEQDADLILFINQVVDNPIPTAERHAILDIAKNRSGELKEIHLDFKTSKAKFAQIEFNNQPSETEEF; this is encoded by the coding sequence TTGAGTAAATATTTTGATATAGAGCTTGAGCAAAGCTTATTATTAGCTTGTATAGAAATTAATGAAAATATTGATATAGCAGCAAGTATCATTAAACCTAGTGATTTTTCTAATAGATTAAATGGCGATATTTTTGAATTCATTGTAAATAAAAGAAGATTAAGAGAAAGTGTTGATTTAAAGCAGTTAAAAATAGTTTTTCCTAATGCTAAGGATATGTTTTGGGCTGAATTAGAGCAGCAAAACTGGTCTATTGATGTTGAATCTTATTCAAAAATGTTAAGGGATTTAAGTGTAAAAGATCAGCTTAATTCTTTAATGCAAACTACAATGAATGAATTAGTAAGCGTTCAAGATAGTATTGATTATACACATAATTTAAATGCTAAAATTTATTCTCTTATTTCAGGGGTTAAAAACAATTCTTTAAAAAGCTCAAGAATGGCAGTAAGCGAGTTTTATGAAGAATTAAACAGAGTTAGCAAGATTTTAGATAAGAATGTAATCGGAGTTGATACAGGCTTTTCTTTATTAAATCATTATACGAAAGGTTTTAAAGCAGGGGAGCTAATAATCTTAGCAGCACGTCCTGGTATGGGTAAAACTACATTTGCCTTAAATATTTTATTACACGCACTTAAAAAAGATGTAGGAGTTGTGTTTTATAGTCTTGAAACAGAAGCTCATAAAATTATGGCAAAGCTTATAGCTCAAGATACAGGAATTTCTTTAGGTTCTATTACTAAAGGTGAGCTTACTCAAGATGAATTAGAAAATGTTCAAATGAGTGCAAATATGCTAAGTGAAAGCACTTTATATATCTACGATCAAGGCGATTTAAACATAGAGTTTTTACGCTCATCTTTAAGAAGATTAAAAGAAGAGCATAGCAATATAGGTCTTTGTGTATTAGATTATATTCAATTAATGAATTCGCTTAATACTAGAGTGGATAGACATATTCAAGTAAGTGAAATTAGCAGGGGTTTAAAATTACTTGCACTTGAGCTTAAAATTCCTATTTTAGCACTATCACAGGTAAATCGTTCGGTAGATTCAAGAACAAATAAAAAGCTTATATTATCAGACATTAGAGAAAGTGGTAGTATAGAGCAAGATGCTGACTTGATATTATTTATAAATCAAGTTGTAGATAATCCAATCCCAACAGCAGAACGCCACGCCATACTTGATATTGCAAAAAATAGAAGTGGTGAATTAAAAGAAATCCATCTTGACTTTAAAACAAGCAAAGCAAAATTCGCTCAAATTGAGTTTAATAATCAACCTAGCGAAACAGAAGAGTTTTAA
- a CDS encoding PAS domain-containing protein: MEKELNEHDFIVSKTDTRGNITYANESFIKIIYAKESDILNKPHNIVRHPDMPKAVFKYLWQQLKARKEVYAFVKNKTFDNGYYWVFANISVSYDLNGNIIGYYSVRRKIGKRAKELIISLYKKMIEVEKSKGVDESWKIIEEILHKENKTYNEFIISIQDLK, from the coding sequence ATGGAAAAAGAGTTAAATGAACATGATTTTATAGTCAGTAAAACTGATACAAGGGGCAATATTACTTATGCAAATGAGTCTTTCATTAAGATAATTTATGCTAAAGAAAGCGATATTTTAAACAAACCACACAATATTGTAAGACATCCAGATATGCCAAAAGCTGTTTTTAAATATTTATGGCAACAGCTAAAGGCTAGAAAAGAAGTTTATGCTTTTGTAAAAAATAAAACTTTTGATAATGGATATTATTGGGTTTTTGCGAATATTAGTGTTTCTTATGATTTAAATGGAAATATTATAGGTTATTACTCAGTAAGAAGAAAAATAGGCAAAAGAGCTAAAGAATTAATTATTTCTTTATATAAAAAAATGATAGAAGTAGAAAAAAGCAAAGGCGTAGATGAATCTTGGAAAATCATTGAAGAGATTTTGCATAAAGAAAACAAAACTTATAATGAATTTATAATAAGCATACAGGATTTAAAATGA
- a CDS encoding methyl-accepting chemotaxis protein has protein sequence MSIFNKNNEKTLEEIIKVLELTSNGYLESRVVNVEGKNYQKLANLLNNLLDQVEVWQREVAASIENAFLGNTYRNINSVGLKGRFKNTADNLVNAIIGISKSIEAQKLNELSIKIQQNSEDLEIINILTKGLNKNQDNLNNILNSSKNIAESSHLTQAMVKELTKSSNELQNYINLFTDLIHTLSDKTNEISKIIEMVKDITDQTQLLSLNAAIEAARAGEHGRGFAVVAEEVRKLANNTEEATNTINLNISSLKDSVKKCLEYSNQVYEISNKNQEKTNQFFSTLSSYEQLSENNFIDAKNSGSLQNNLFIQIHLLLYKDDAIRCLLNKNLKQNKSLEESILKAINQEQVKQFKDILALYENIYNENDLNEQIKLVQKFDKLIYNMCKN, from the coding sequence ATGAGTATTTTTAATAAAAACAATGAAAAAACACTAGAAGAAATAATAAAGGTTTTAGAACTTACTTCTAATGGTTATTTAGAATCAAGAGTTGTAAATGTAGAAGGTAAAAATTATCAAAAACTTGCTAATCTTTTAAATAATTTATTAGATCAAGTTGAAGTTTGGCAAAGAGAAGTGGCTGCTTCAATAGAAAATGCTTTTTTAGGTAATACTTATAGGAATATAAATAGCGTAGGCTTAAAGGGTAGATTTAAAAATACAGCTGATAATTTAGTAAATGCAATTATAGGCATTTCAAAAAGTATTGAAGCGCAAAAGCTAAATGAGTTAAGTATTAAGATTCAACAAAATAGTGAAGATTTAGAAATTATAAATATCCTAACAAAAGGCTTAAATAAAAATCAAGATAATTTAAACAATATTTTAAATTCATCAAAAAATATAGCAGAAAGCTCACATCTTACTCAAGCTATGGTAAAAGAGCTTACTAAAAGCTCAAATGAATTGCAAAATTATATAAATTTATTTACTGATTTAATTCACACATTAAGCGATAAAACAAATGAAATTTCAAAAATCATTGAAATGGTAAAGGATATAACCGATCAAACTCAATTATTATCATTAAATGCTGCTATTGAAGCTGCTAGAGCAGGAGAGCATGGGCGTGGATTTGCCGTAGTTGCTGAAGAAGTAAGAAAATTAGCAAACAATACAGAAGAAGCAACAAATACAATAAATTTAAACATTAGCTCATTAAAAGATAGTGTGAAAAAATGCCTTGAATATTCAAATCAAGTTTATGAAATAAGCAATAAAAATCAAGAAAAAACTAATCAGTTCTTTAGCACTCTTAGTTCATATGAGCAATTATCAGAAAATAATTTCATTGATGCAAAAAATAGTGGAAGTTTGCAAAATAATTTATTTATACAAATTCATTTATTGCTTTATAAAGATGATGCAATTAGGTGTTTGCTAAATAAAAATTTAAAGCAAAATAAAAGCCTTGAAGAAAGTATTTTAAAGGCAATAAATCAAGAGCAAGTTAAACAATTTAAAGATATTTTGGCTTTATATGAAAATATTTACAATGAAAATGATTTAAACGAACAAATAAAATTAGTTCAAAAATTTGATAAGCTAATTTATAATATGTGTAAAAACTAA
- a CDS encoding multidrug efflux SMR transporter translates to MAWIYLILAGVFEIGWPLGFKLANEGSKLWIIFAIFSMALSGFLLYLSQKSIPIGTAYIVWTGIGGIGTILVGIFFFQDSVSFLRLFFLALILVGLVGIKLVS, encoded by the coding sequence ATGGCTTGGATATATTTAATTTTAGCAGGTGTTTTTGAAATAGGTTGGCCTTTAGGCTTTAAATTAGCAAATGAAGGCTCAAAACTATGGATTATATTTGCTATTTTTTCTATGGCTCTTAGTGGTTTTTTGCTTTATTTATCGCAAAAAAGCATACCAATAGGAACAGCTTATATTGTTTGGACAGGCATAGGTGGAATAGGAACTATTCTTGTTGGTATATTTTTCTTTCAAGATAGTGTGAGTTTTTTAAGATTATTCTTTCTTGCTTTAATTTTAGTAGGTTTAGTCGGAATTAAGCTTGTTAGTTAA
- a CDS encoding O-acetylhomoserine aminocarboxypropyltransferase/cysteine synthase family protein has product MKETLCIHAGYKPKNGESRQVPIIQSTTFKYDSCEFMGKLFDLEESGYFYSRVANPTNDYVANKIASLEGAVAGVLTSSGQAAIFLAITNICKAGDHLVCVNEIYGGTINLIGFTLKKFGIDATFISANSSDKKIQAAIKDNTKLIFAESVSNPSLVVLDIKKFANIAHKNNIPLIIDNTFATPINCQPIKHGADIVVHSATKYLDGHSSVIAGAILDSGNFNWENEKFADFNMPDSSYHGLIYTKKFGKFAYITKLVVQLMRDIGACLSPQSAFILSTHIESLALRVAKHCENAKKIAEFLQANKHIKSVNCPMLKTSPYYELALTYMPNGVCGVISFELDANKEQTIKFIDSLKLITIATHVADARSCVLHPASHTHRQLSKDELIKAGISEGLIRLSVGIENIDDLINDIKQALKQVFN; this is encoded by the coding sequence ATGAAAGAGACTTTATGTATTCATGCTGGTTACAAGCCAAAAAACGGCGAAAGCAGACAAGTGCCAATAATTCAAAGCACTACTTTTAAATACGACTCTTGCGAGTTTATGGGAAAATTATTTGATTTAGAAGAAAGTGGGTATTTTTACTCAAGAGTAGCAAATCCAACAAATGATTATGTAGCAAACAAAATAGCTAGTCTTGAAGGTGCTGTTGCAGGAGTGCTAACTTCTAGCGGACAAGCTGCGATATTTTTAGCGATTACAAATATTTGTAAAGCAGGTGATCATTTAGTTTGCGTAAATGAAATATATGGTGGCACTATTAATTTAATAGGTTTTACGCTTAAAAAATTTGGAATAGATGCGACTTTTATAAGTGCAAATAGTAGCGATAAAAAAATACAAGCAGCTATTAAAGATAATACGAAATTAATTTTTGCAGAAAGCGTTTCAAATCCATCATTAGTAGTGCTAGATATTAAAAAATTTGCAAATATTGCTCATAAAAACAATATACCTTTAATAATTGATAATACCTTTGCAACGCCAATTAACTGCCAACCTATTAAACATGGAGCTGATATTGTGGTGCATTCGGCTACAAAATATCTTGATGGGCATTCAAGTGTAATTGCTGGGGCTATTCTTGATAGTGGGAATTTTAATTGGGAGAATGAAAAATTTGCTGATTTTAACATGCCAGATAGCTCATATCATGGTTTAATTTATACTAAGAAATTTGGCAAATTTGCTTATATTACTAAGCTTGTTGTTCAATTAATGAGAGATATAGGAGCATGTCTTAGTCCGCAAAGTGCATTCATACTATCAACTCATATTGAAAGCTTAGCTTTAAGAGTGGCAAAACACTGCGAAAATGCTAAAAAAATCGCAGAATTTTTACAAGCTAATAAGCATATTAAAAGCGTAAATTGTCCTATGCTAAAAACTAGTCCTTATTATGAACTTGCACTTACTTATATGCCTAATGGAGTTTGTGGTGTTATTAGCTTTGAGCTTGATGCTAATAAAGAACAAACAATAAAATTCATTGATAGCCTAAAGTTAATCACAATTGCTACACATGTAGCAGATGCTAGAAGTTGCGTGCTTCATCCTGCAAGCCATACTCATAGACAACTAAGCAAAGATGAATTAATAAAAGCAGGAATTAGCGAAGGGCTTATTAGACTCTCAGTTGGTATTGAAAATATTGATGATTTGATAAATGATATAAAACAAGCTTTAAAGCAAGTTTTTAATTAA
- the metA gene encoding homoserine O-succinyltransferase — MPVNIKTILPAKQALENENIFVMDEARANSQDIRPLELIILNLMPIKEETELELLRMLSNTPLQVKITLLRIASHESKNTCENHLNEHYLIFDEIKHKKFDGMIITGAPLEHLEFNEVTYIDELRAILKWSKSNVFSTLHICYGAMIGLNYHYEISKIALEKKLSGVYKHLVINNKDELLRGMDDEFLAPHSRHSGIDELALKNNEFLKVLASSDMAGSYLIRSLDKRQVFVLGHPEYSRKTLDNEYKRDLKNGLNVDIPYNYYENDDPNNEPKLTWRAHANCVYINWLNYYVYQSTPFEIDKIN; from the coding sequence ATGCCTGTTAATATCAAAACCATTCTTCCTGCAAAGCAAGCTTTAGAAAATGAAAATATATTCGTAATGGATGAAGCAAGGGCAAATTCACAAGATATTCGCCCACTTGAATTAATCATTTTAAATCTTATGCCTATCAAAGAAGAAACAGAATTAGAACTACTTAGAATGCTATCAAATACGCCTTTACAAGTAAAAATAACGCTTTTAAGAATAGCTTCGCATGAGAGTAAAAATACTTGCGAAAATCATTTAAACGAGCATTATTTGATATTTGATGAAATAAAGCATAAAAAATTTGACGGAATGATAATAACAGGAGCTCCACTTGAGCATCTTGAATTTAATGAAGTTACTTATATTGATGAATTAAGAGCGATTTTAAAGTGGAGTAAAAGCAATGTATTTAGCACTCTTCATATTTGTTATGGTGCAATGATAGGTCTAAATTATCATTATGAAATCTCTAAAATTGCTTTAGAAAAAAAGCTTAGTGGAGTTTATAAGCATTTAGTAATTAATAATAAAGACGAGCTTTTAAGGGGAATGGATGATGAGTTTTTAGCACCGCATTCAAGACATTCAGGCATAGATGAACTTGCTTTAAAAAACAATGAGTTTTTAAAAGTTTTAGCAAGTAGCGATATGGCAGGTTCATATCTTATAAGAAGCTTAGATAAAAGGCAGGTCTTTGTTCTAGGTCATCCTGAATATTCAAGAAAAACGCTTGATAATGAATACAAAAGAGATTTAAAAAACGGCTTAAATGTAGATATTCCTTATAATTATTACGAAAATGATGACCCAAATAATGAGCCAAAGCTTACTTGGAGAGCTCATGCAAATTGCGTGTATATTAATTGGTTAAATTATTATGTATATCAAAGCACTCCATTTGAAATTGATAAAATTAATTAA
- a CDS encoding BCCT family transporter, giving the protein MKNNELQSPLGGGGRSDFFLITISIVAVGFVILVLLLNPEGSLKVANSLFAKLTSTFGSATQLFEFICVLIIAYVAFSKYGLIKLGAKENPYSNTAWIFMFICAGLGSATMYWAFMEWAYYYTGPGLNIAANSAEALRHSTSFVYFHWGITPWAVYALTSIAMCWHFYVKKHPDLKLSALLANILGIKRNAILDKIIDVIFLFSTFGGLVLTTTVSVVTISSGLAGIFGIENGFFIKFVILAVVTAMFSISSFVGLSSGMQKLAKLSCILCFVFAVLVLLLGNSVFIIDNMINSIGLFLSNYVHMSLFNDATGTSSFNQDWTVFYWLYWITYTPAVSIFVTKISEGRTIRQVIFGLVLGGCVGTWFFFGCLTGFAIDTFIQGLVDVPKFLSTGAGEAGVLAVIQQLPLGNAFALFYFVLMLVFLASHMDATAFTISAVSTKIDSENPSKYLKVFWCIMLGAIPLAMLYINADLNTLKMAVVLTAAPFLIILGIAAFGLIKWIKEYK; this is encoded by the coding sequence ATGAAAAATAACGAACTACAATCACCTTTAGGGGGGGGGGGCAGGAGTGATTTTTTCTTAATTACAATCTCTATTGTTGCAGTAGGTTTTGTAATTTTAGTCTTGCTACTTAACCCAGAAGGCTCGCTTAAAGTTGCAAACAGCTTGTTTGCCAAACTAACTTCAACCTTTGGTTCAGCTACTCAGCTTTTTGAGTTTATTTGTGTTTTGATTATTGCTTATGTTGCATTTTCAAAATATGGCTTAATTAAGCTTGGAGCTAAAGAAAACCCATATTCAAATACAGCTTGGATTTTTATGTTTATTTGTGCAGGTCTTGGCTCGGCTACTATGTATTGGGCTTTTATGGAATGGGCTTATTATTACACAGGACCTGGTCTTAACATAGCAGCAAATTCAGCAGAAGCTTTAAGACATTCAACTTCTTTTGTGTATTTTCACTGGGGTATTACTCCTTGGGCTGTTTATGCACTAACTTCTATTGCTATGTGTTGGCATTTTTATGTGAAAAAACATCCTGATTTAAAATTATCAGCACTTTTAGCAAATATTTTAGGTATAAAAAGAAATGCTATTTTAGATAAGATTATTGATGTTATATTTTTGTTTTCTACTTTCGGTGGTTTGGTGCTTACAACTACCGTTTCAGTTGTTACTATTAGTAGTGGTTTGGCTGGAATTTTTGGTATAGAAAATGGCTTTTTTATAAAGTTTGTGATTTTAGCGGTAGTTACTGCGATGTTTTCAATCTCAAGTTTTGTTGGGCTTAGCTCAGGTATGCAAAAATTAGCAAAATTATCTTGTATTTTATGCTTTGTATTTGCTGTGCTTGTATTATTGCTCGGAAATAGTGTTTTTATAATTGATAATATGATTAATAGCATAGGATTATTTTTAAGTAATTATGTTCATATGAGCTTATTTAATGATGCAACAGGCACAAGTAGTTTTAATCAAGACTGGACTGTGTTTTATTGGCTTTATTGGATTACTTACACTCCTGCTGTTAGTATATTTGTAACTAAAATCTCAGAAGGAAGAACAATAAGACAAGTTATATTTGGCTTAGTGCTTGGTGGTTGTGTAGGAACTTGGTTTTTCTTTGGATGTCTTACAGGTTTTGCTATTGATACTTTTATTCAAGGGCTTGTTGATGTGCCGAAGTTTTTAAGCACAGGTGCAGGAGAAGCTGGTGTTTTAGCAGTTATTCAACAACTTCCTTTAGGAAATGCTTTTGCTTTATTTTATTTTGTATTAATGCTAGTTTTCTTAGCATCTCATATGGATGCAACTGCATTTACAATCTCAGCAGTAAGTACAAAAATTGATAGCGAAAATCCATCAAAATATCTAAAAGTTTTTTGGTGCATAATGCTTGGAGCTATACCACTTGCAATGCTTTATATAAACGCTGATTTAAATACGCTTAAAATGGCAGTTGTATTAACTGCAGCACCTTTTTTAATAATCTTAGGAATTGCGGCTTTCGGACTTATAAAATGGATAAAGGAGTATAAATGA